The following DNA comes from Lemur catta isolate mLemCat1 chromosome 19, mLemCat1.pri, whole genome shotgun sequence.
cctcagtttccacccTGAAAGGAGGGGTGCGAAGTGCACCATCGTGTTACCGAGAGAGCCACTCTGAGTGCAGACAGGTGGACTCAGAGCCTCAGGAGAGACCTGGAGGGACAGACACCCAGATCCCAAACCCAGAGGCCCACAGCCGCCAAAGGAGGACCCAGCTCCTTCCCCACACAGCCACAAAAGTGACAGACACACCAGGACTGGCAGACTCTCCACACATGCTCACACGCAAACACAACAGTGACAGGcatcacacacaaacacacatactttCTTTTAAACATGCAGACACATGTTGACTCACAGAGATACACATAAATGACCATGACAGGCAGACCTGCCACGTGGATGTcttcacacatgcacactctcTGAGGCAGTGGGTAGGCAGGCAAAGTGACAAGCAGACACACCTGACCCAGGGGGACCTGGGGGTAGGTCTACAAAGagaaccacacacacaaaacaataacGACACACACACAAGACGCCCACGGTAAGCACACGCCCAGAGTATGAACAGACACACAAAGCCACACAACTGAGGGACACAGACAATAGGTAACACCCTGCGGTAGACCACGGGGACCCCAACAGGCATAGTGGTACCCCATAATCCCCAgcgcacgtgtgcacacacatacacacaccatctCCAGTCCTTCAATTAACACCTCTtctgtccttttcctcctccccagcttcGCCAAAAATTGAGCAGCCCCTAGGCTGCCTGAGCCTCAGAGCTGGAGGGGTGGGTGTATGTGTCTGGGAAGTGGGGGTAGGGAGATGGCCTTGGTCACCGCAGAGCCACCtccccctgctgccctggccccacTGCTGCGGGGGCTGCTATCTGTGAACAAACTGTCCTTGGGGTCAGGGACAGCAAAGAGCCAAAGGTCAGGTCGATacctccctcagcccctcccccagaggCAGCCAGCTCTAGGGCAAGGAAGGAGAGGGGCCGGGGGAACAGAAATTCGGGTGTTCGGCCCACAGGGCTCACCCACGAAGGAAAAGAGACATTCATAAGAGGTGGCAATGGTGCCTTTAATGGTCAAACAGAGCCAGTGTCCCGCTTCCCAGGCAAGAACCAGACCTCAGTAGACATTCCCCACACCCTAACCAGCCCTTTCGGGTTCCCTTGGACCAGAGTGCATGGATGGGCTTCAGAGAAAACTAAGGTGTATTCTCACCTCCAACCCCTCACCCAACCCACACCAAAGAGACGGTGACTGCTCAGCCAACATGAGGCTGTGATGGCTATCACAGGGCACAATGGCCCACTGATAATGTCACCCAGCCAGTAGGGTGGCCATCAAAGCACTCAATGGGCCAAAAAGATGTTATACAGGATGGTGGCCAACTCGGCACATGCTGTGCCAAGAAGTCCACTGGGAAAGAATTGACCTCAGCACCCAATGGGCCAAAAGAGATGAAATGCtatcaccaccacacccaacggGTCAGTCAGGAGATGTCCGTCATAGCATCCAGAGGGCCCACCGAGATGGCATCCCAGATGGCGGCCATCGAAGCACTCAGTGGATCACCCAATAACACCAATCAACATGGCAGTCTTTGAGGTACCCAGTGGGCCCACCAAGATGCCCATGGTGGTTATCACAGTACCCGGTAGATCAAAATGATGTCCGCAGAGACAGCAATCATCACAGTAAGGAACAGACTGACCAAGATGTTAACCAATGAGACAAGCAAAGTGTCACCAGAAGGCTCAGGCCCCAAGAGCCTGATGGTGTGAGCTACAGCCATACCCCACCACCGTGTCCCCGCTCCCCCGCTAGGATGCATTAAGCAGGGAGCGGGAATAGAGGCCCTGGTAGTAGACCCCCGGCTCCCCACTTTCAGCCCCATAGCCCCCAAACCCCACGTCCAGTTTGGGAGGCGCTGGCGTCTGTTCCGACATCAAGTTGTTGATGGAGAAAGGGTGGTTGAAGTTGTAGGGTGCGTCCAGCTTCAGCtcccctgggagctccaggcCAGTGAAATagggtgtggagggagggggtgaGCCACAGTCCAGAGCCCCCACATCTTCCCCGCCCTGAGCCTCAGGCTCGGGAGCTGGAggcgggggctggggcggggaggcCACTGTGGCAGCCGGGGTGCTGGTCGCCGCCGCAGCCCCTGTCCCGTTCCTGGCGGCGGTCGCCCCACTGCCGCCTTTTTTCACCTTCTCCTCCAGCTTGAAGCGTTTCTGGCGGCGCAGGTAGCAGCCGTTCTCAAACATGTTCCCTGAGCTGGGGTGCAGGGCCCAGTAGGAGCCCTTGCCCGGCTTGTCTGGGGAGCGCGCCACCTTGACAAAGCAGTCGTTAAAAGACAGCGAGTGGCGGATGGAGTTCTGCCAGCGCTGCTGGTTCTCCCGGTAGTAGGGGAAGAGGTCCATGATCCACTGGTAGATCTCGCTCAGCGTCAGCATCTTGCCCGGCGCCTGCTGGATTGCCATGGTGATGAGCGAGATGTAGGAATACGGCGGCTTGGCGTGCGCCAGGGGCCGCCGGTACCCTTTCGGCATCTCCTTCCCGTGCACCAGCCCAGGGCCCGGGGCCCCGTACCCAGAGCTGCTGCCTCCACCGCTGCTGGCTCCCAGGCCCGGGAAGGTGGGCCCCAGGGGCGCTGCGGGAGCTGGGGGCGCCAGGGGgcctgagggcagtggggaggcgGGGAGCCCCCCGGGAGGGTAGGGAGAGCTTAGGGGGTTCAGGGTCATGTAGGAGTTGAGGGGGGCCATGGTGGGCACCGGGGTCACTGGAGAGTAGACctgcagggagagaaagagagatgcgGAGGGGTCAGTGGGGCTCCACTCTGCTGGTCAGCAAAGGATCGCAGGACCCACTGTGTGTCCGTCTGTCTGTCCTGCCTCCTGTACAGGAACCTGGCATCTTTACCTCTCTGTAGACAGCCATCTCTCGAagtctcctccccctcccagtgCACCCCCCCtctggcccctcccctcccccatcccacccccaccccaccccacccctgcccccataTACTCAAGGTCACACTTTGAGTGGTTCTCCAGGGTCTGGCACACCCTGGGGATTCTTTGAAACCCTTTTAGGGCATCCACAAAGTCAAAACTATTTCCAAAATAACACTAAGATACTAAGATATCATTAGtctttttcactctctttctcATGAGTGACACCTGACATTGCAATAGAAGCAGCTATGAGAATATGGCTTTCTTCTATTGAGCCAGACTTGATTTGCAAAAATGAAGCAGTGCTGCTGTTCTcgctaaatttttttttgaaatatagttattttaataaaaatactttggatTTATACTAAcaaattattgccattttaaaatggcaaaattattattacatattaatattacatatacatattacatgtaaatattaatacatatttttaaaatttctcagttttaatttcacaCATGGTAAATATTGATATACACAACCCATGTCAACAGAAAGTGtttggggtcctcaataatttttaagagggtGAAGagatcctgagaccaaaaagattttaataattttaataatcttaaGTAGTTATTATAACTCTCTAACAATCTAATGTATATCTGTAGCTCTCCATCAATGTTTTAGATTATAAGCTTTTATATATAGATCAAAATGCTTGAATATCAGAAATCACACATTTCAAcctaatacatattatttatctatttactaTATATCTTCAAACCTAAGACTTCACTATAAGTTGCAGCgttattttatatacaaataggaaaaaacaCTCTGTTAAAATCATTAGACACCATTGACTGTAAATGCATCTCATTTTTGGAAATGTTTAAATGGGGGGGGAGGTACATCTTAGCTCAATGAAACAAGGTAGGCATTGTTATGTCTCGCTAAATAACCCTCTATAATCTGTCatccattcaacaagtatttatcgGCCAGCTactctgccaggcactgctccAAGCACCGCATGGGAACGGTCTCCTTTAATCTTTACAACCTTGCCATGGTGGGAGGCGTTATTATgatgcccattttacagctgaatgagccgaggcccagagaggttgttggggtcacacagcaaggaaggAGTAGAACTGGGATTCTGCATCCAAGGCGGTCTGGCTCCAGACCTGTGTTTCAGATCATGCTATCAGGGCAGTAAACGAGACAGACAGAAATGCCTGCCCTCAGGGAGGTGACAGTCTAGCAGGAAGATGACAGTGAACAGGataaacaaggaaaacaaaaagcatgCCGGACAtggtttctctctttctgtctgtatCTGCTCCTCTCACCCACGgtctcccaccctctctccttcATCCCCTCGTCTGCCCCCGTCTGCCCCCTTCTGCCCTGTCCCCTCCGCACCTGGGGTCTCATGGCACTGAGGGTGCTGCTATACATAGCTCTGGCCAGAGCCACGGTGGCTGTGGGTTAGTGGATACTGTCTAGTCCCCTGCCACTGTAAGCGTCTGCTGATCCCAAGGTCCAGAAAGGAAAGGTTCTTACCAGGGTCACTTAGGGAGCCAGGAACAGGTGGCAACCAACCCCAGGTCTCAGTGAAGAAACTCTGCCCTCTCTACTTCAAATGTCTCTCCAGGTAGCTCTTTTTTCTCATCCCTTTGAATGTCTCTGTTGgctgtttctgtctctgtgtttatctgtccctctctgtccctgtctcagTACCTCTAcactctttcccctcccccatctctctttcccctttgtctctttctcccctctgTGGCACTGTCTCTCCCCCGTCTACCCCTCTGTctgcacccctctcccctcctgcctgcacCCCGTTCCGCACATCTTTGTatctctctgtccctcttcctCAGTGTCTGCAGCTCCCCAGAAGTCTCAAAGTGAAATTGGAGCCacagctctcccctccccccatgcccTGGTCTCCCCACTGGTTGGTGGCTTCTACCCCCTCCCCAGGATAAGGAAAGAGGTGAGGGGAGAAGGTGATGGATTCAAGGGGGTCCACAGAGAGTTCCTAAATCCTTATGACCCCCACCCCCCTTCTCCAACCCAGGCGGGCTCTCCAGTATCTCAGAGTAAGACAGATTGGGACCCCAGGGCCTCCCTTTTCTGGCTCCCCACCCTCCCGGAAGTCCTCCTTGAGGTCTGACCTCAAGCACTCCAGCTGCCCTAATCCACCCTAGGCTTTCCCACGCCCAGGGGCTGGGATGAAGCCCTGGTGTCCGGGTCTGAACCGGATCTCCCCCGCCAGGGTGGGGCTGAGATTGGGGGGAAAGCCCTCAGGGGACCTGCACCCCTACATTAGGAGGCTAGaatttctcctctttcatttccttattgtCTCTGGAGAAGGGTGTGACAGGGAGCAGAGAAAGGCAGTGTGAAGCCAGAAGCCTCGTTTCTAGTCCCAGACTCAACCCACGACCCCGACACTCTTCCGGGCTTCAGATTTTCTATCTCTAAAAGTGGGGGAGCAGCTGGGTCAGCTCATCTGCAAGAACCTGAGGCCAGCGGGGATGCCCAGGGTGGTAATTTCTCAAGCTCCTTTCAGACAGGGAGCCAGCCTCCGGGTGTCAACATCACCTCAGCAGGCGGGTGCTGTAGGCAAGAGGCGGCGGTTTGGGGACCCTCTTGATTCTCAGTTGCCGGTTGAATACAGATATTTCTCTCCCCATTGTTCTGACCCAAGGGGAAGAGGTGGGCTCACCTGATGGGAAGACTGGGGAGACCCTCAGACAGAATCCCCCAATCGGTTTCTAGCCCTCCATATATCTACTCTTCCACAATATGCCAGTCTGTCCTCAATATGCCAGACTGTCCCTTCCTTTCTCACACAATTTCCATACAAATTGTCCCCAAAACTTCGATCCATCTGGACTGTGCCCCAAATTTTGACTCTTCCTGCCTAGACCCCCACAATTTACTTCTTAAGATGTGCCCCTGAGATAGTGATTTGTAGTTGGTTCCCTTAAATCATGACTCAAGAACTCTCCAGGGGGCCAGCAGGGATCCCATCACTACCTGGgagcctccacctcccaccctggTCTCTGCCTTCCTCATTCTACAACTCATACCTCCAGCCGCCCCACCTCCACCTCTCAACACTCCCAATCCCTTCCCCAGTTGGCCTTGCCCCACTCCACGTGCACCTCACACCTCCCCACACCCAGGACTGGCCCCTCCCGGGCACCTGGCCAAGCCCCAAAAGCCTGGGGATCCGAGAATCCCCATACTACAGCTTCAAGCCCCAGACCCAAGACTTGGGCACACTAGGGCCCCTATAACTACCAGGTCTTGCCTCCCTGGCGAACCCAGTCATCCCAGCCCCACGCCTCCCCCTCAAGCCTACAGTTCCCTTCCAGATTAGGAATCCAAGTGTCTAGACCCGCATAACTCTCAGATTGGGACCCCAGATCCCCACCCCTCCAACCTCATAATGTTGATTATACAGCAAGTGAGTTATGGAGCAGCAATCCTTGCAACAAGAGGAATGGAGCTAGATTTGAGGAAGGACTTTGTGTCTGCTGGGGTGCAGGAATTAGGATACACCCTTAACCCCTATCCCTCAACCCAGGACAGCCTTGTCTGAGGTGAGACTCGATGAGGACTTCAGCAATTGCTAAAGGTTGCTggatgggggtgtggggagaCACACAATCTGAAACCCTGCAGCCTCTGACTTGGGGAGTCCCTGCTGAGGGTCGTGGGCAGGGATGCCAATGTTGACGTCCACATCTCCTACTCTCAGGTCCCCAACTGACCCCATCTGAGCCCCCATCTATCCAAGCCCCAACTCTAAGCCACCTGTTATTTCAGACTCCCAAAATGAAGCTTCACTTTTGAGCGCCTCCCTCCATCTCTTACCCCTGAGCACTAACCAACCCGTTTCTGACCCTGTCTTAGATCACCAGCCAATCCTTATCCTTGAACCtcaattttgatttcttctccCACAGCCCCCATCTTTAACACTATGTTCTATCCCTGAGCTCCCACCGCAGACTTGCCTTAATGGTGATCTCCGTCTCTTAGTCTTCATCTCTCCCCCCAACTTTGAACCCCATTTCCTGAAACCCCTAAACTCTGTCCTCCACCCTGAAGCTCTCATTCCTACCTttggtttgttaattttaatcCCTAGCATTTTGGGGCCCCAACACCCGGCTCTCATATTTAAGGTGTGACCTAAATTTTCCTGACTCCCCTTTGGCCGCGAGTAGCCTGCCTACCCCGCGCTCCCATGGCTCGTCCCCGTCCCTGACTCCCACACCTGGTCTCCATGTCCCTAGTTCCTAGGCTCCCCAACTAGGTGTCTTGGCCCCCATTTGAGCCCCAACCACGGCCCCCGCTCCATTTAAACCCACACCGCGATACCTGCCGCCCACTTCCCGCTCCGCCATCCCCGAGGACACACCTCGCCCGCCTCCGGGTAGTAGCTCCACTCGGCCAGGTCATGAGCCTCCATCTTCACCGAGCCCAGCATCCCCCGGGCCTGCGCCCCCAGCCGCCCCGCTCTGGCCCCGGGGGAGCGGAGTGCTTCGGCTCCGGCAGCGGGCACGGTCCGAGCTCGACCGGCGCCCGCCCGTCCGACTGCCCCGGGGTCCAGCTGTCCCGGGCGCCGCGGGAGGCGGCCACGCTTTATAGCCGGGacaccacccccccccaccccaccccgccttCGCCCGCCCCGGgctcccctcccgcctccccgaGGGCGGCGCGCTCGGACTGGGGCGCCCCCTGCGGGATTGTGAGAAGACAGACCTCAGGCGCCGGGAGCCGCAGCCCCGGGACGGGAGAGGTGGAGATGGCTGAACAGGAGCGAGCCACAGGTGGGAGACAGCGGGGATACTACAGGCCCAGAGAACAGAAGTCTGGGGACTTTCTATCCCAGGAGGTTTCATCACCTCGACTTGAGAGGGCGAAAAGGCAGAGCTCGGCATGAGCGCCGCGAAGGAAGGGGGCTCAGAGCGCCGTGGACTCCAGGGGTACCTACATGCCACTCACTATAAGGACCCACAAGAAACTCTCAAAATCCCATTCCCATTGCACGGAGGGAAAGACTGGGGCTTCCGACGGCCGGAAATACTTCAGACTATGTAAAGGGTCAGGACCAAAGGTGGAGATGATCGGAGCCTCTGCTCAGATCCCACTAAGGCAAAAGACCAGCTCCAAGACCTAGCAGCTTCGCCGTCGGGACTCTCCACTGTCTAACACCAGCCAGCCGTCCAGGGACGCAGAACCACCGAGAACTGCATTTCCCAGAATCCTCGAGCGCCCTTCAGCCCGGTGCCTCTGTCGAGGGGGACTACATTTCCCACAAGGCATGGTGATGGAAGGCCGGAAGCAAAGGGCCGCCCGGCGGAGTCTCGGGGAGGGCGGAAAGAGGCTCGCGCAGCCGGAGGCGAGGACAGGGGCGGGTCGCGGTCTGGACTCCATTTACCGGCGGCCCTGCGCGTGTGGCGCGTGCGCAATGTTCCTGGCGGCGAACGGaagatggcggcggcggcggcagcgtaGGTGAAGAGGCGCTGCCGAGGGGGCGCGAGGGGGACGGAGGCCGGAGCCGTGGTGAGCGGGAGGCGGCGTGAGAGCCCGGGGACTAAGGGAGGAGGAGCCCTGAAGAGGCAGGGGCGCAGGCGAGGGGAGGGCCGCTGCGAGGAGAGGGGAGCAGTGACGTTCGGGACCCCAGTTTCTTCCCCTTGCTCAGGACCCTTCCTTGGCTCCCTAGTGCCCGCAGGGCAAAGGTCCAACGTGGCCCTCCAGGAGTGTCCGCCCCGCAGACCTCGCGGGTCTGGAGTGTGCCTCTTTGCTCCTTCCCCGCCTCGTACAGCTGCATTGGCCTTTCGGTTCCTCAAACTTGCCATGCGCCTTCCCGCGTCAGTGTTTTTGCACAGTCTGCACCCTCTGCCCGCAACATCCTCTTACTCCTGCCTGGCTAGCTCCCATTCATCCTTCGGGGCTTGGCGCGAACGTCACTTCCTCTGCGAAGCCCTCCTTTCCTGCCCTCCATCCTGAAATTCGCCCGTTCTTTCCTTCATGTCCCATGTGGTCTAGTTTGTTATTAGACCTTTATCTGTGTACTCTTTGATTATGTCTGTGACCGTGAGTTCCACGAGGGTGGGAACTGGGTGTGTCTTGGTCACCGCTGTGTTCCCAGCACAGCGCCCATCACACTGGAGATGCCCAGTTACTGttcgttgaatgaatgaaagacacTCCTAGAGCCACTCTGTGGGATAAAACAGGGGAATGGTCATATTCCCAGGTGGGAGTGGCCAGGGTACTGCACAGGGAGTACACGGGGACTGAGGGGGAAACAATGACATCGTTCATTAGAGCAAAGGACTGCGAGCATCACAGATGTTCTGAAATTGGAACACAGGCTTGAAAAAACTATAATACATGCACGTAATAAAATACTATGcagctgtaaaaaggaatgagggagaaaggagaagagaatgaAGGTAATCTCTATACATTGATAGAGTGGCTTCCACTCTGTATACTAATCTACCACTTAGCATATTAAGTGAAAACAGGTAAAGCAGAAGATAATGTTTATTGTGTGCTCCctttttgcaaaagaaaaggaaatatgtatatatgttttcaaaaaaCAACTGTATGGGTGGAAAGGCATATGGTattgaaaaaaaggaacaaaaagcaaCTGAAAGCATAAATGAAAAAACCAGAGAGGAAGGAAACACGGTAAAAAATTTTGGTGATCTTGATGCATTGTCAtcatgaaaaaattagaaaggtTTATTATGCTTTCGTCAGGGACCCCAGTATGCTGGTTGTCAAGTGGCTGTGCTTCTTGGCTTACATGAACAGAACTGGGTGGAAAAACAATTCCTTTCAGAAAGACAGTATAGAACAGTGGTAAGGAAGATAGATTCTGCAACCATACTGCTGTTTCTACCTCTTACAAGCTGTGTGCCTTTGGTCAAGTGACTTTACCTCCCTGGTCTTTCCTCAGCCGTAAAATAGACATGGAAAATAATACTTAATGAGTTCAGCATATACTAGCTgttattttttaagcattctaGAGTGAAAGGTCAGGGATTCTGACTGAGCCCAATGATTGGAAAAGCCCTTTGGCAGGGGTGTTGATTggttcagcagatatttattgagcacctactagatgccaagcactgttctatgCTGGGGATATAGAAAGTAAATAAACACCAAAAAATCTCTGTCCCCACAGAGCTTATAAGATAAAtgccatggagaaaaataaaatagcacagatggggagggagagggagttgaAATTTGAAATAGGGTAGTCAGGGAAGCCCTCCCTGTAGAAACTTTTGAGTGGAGACCTGAAGGGGGAAGGAGGCAGTTGTGTTGATACTGGGAGGAGGAGCACAAAGGTTTTGAGGAAGGGGAGTGCTTGGCATGTTGACAGGAGAGCAAGGAGGCcagagtggctggagcagagaactgaggaggaggaaaggacagAGGTAGAAGAGGCCAGGTTCTCTAAGGGCTGGTAGGCTTTGGTGAGGATTTTGGCTGACTCTGAGCATAACGTGGGGGCGATAGGCAGCAGGAAACTAGGGAGGAGGTTATTGGatagtcattcattcagcagacacCTACTGTGTGA
Coding sequences within:
- the FOXA3 gene encoding hepatocyte nuclear factor 3-gamma, with the protein product MLGSVKMEAHDLAEWSYYPEAGEVYSPVTPVPTMAPLNSYMTLNPLSSPYPPGGLPASPLPSGPLAPPAPAAPLGPTFPGLGASSGGGSSSGYGAPGPGLVHGKEMPKGYRRPLAHAKPPYSYISLITMAIQQAPGKMLTLSEIYQWIMDLFPYYRENQQRWQNSIRHSLSFNDCFVKVARSPDKPGKGSYWALHPSSGNMFENGCYLRRQKRFKLEEKVKKGGSGATAARNGTGAAAATSTPAATVASPPQPPPPAPEPEAQGGEDVGALDCGSPPPSTPYFTGLELPGELKLDAPYNFNHPFSINNLMSEQTPAPPKLDVGFGGYGAESGEPGVYYQGLYSRSLLNAS